A genome region from Ursus arctos isolate Adak ecotype North America unplaced genomic scaffold, UrsArc2.0 scaffold_18, whole genome shotgun sequence includes the following:
- the FAM163B gene encoding protein FAM163B, whose product MTAGTVVITGGILATVILLCIIAVLCYCRLQYYCCKKDESEEDEEEPDFAVHSHLPPLPCSRNLVLTNGPALYPAASTSFSQKTPQARALCRSCSHYEPPAFFLQEPEDEGVRNGGERVAYQSISQEDAELPPASFAGLQALNPNRLSAMREAFSRSRSISTDV is encoded by the exons ATGACAGCCGGGACAGTGGTCATCACTGGGGGCATCTTGGCGACTGTGATTCTACTCTGCATCATCGCTGTCCTGTGCTACTGCCGGCTCCAG TATTACTGTTGCAAGAAGGACGAGtcggaggaggacgaggaggagccTGACTTCGCCGTGCACTCGCACCTGCCCCCGCTGCCGTGCAGCCGCAACCTCGTGCTGACCAACGGGCCGGCGCTCTACCCGGCCGCCTCCACCTCCTTCAGCCAGAAGACCCCGCAGGCCCGTGCCCTCTGCCGCAGCTGCTCCCACTACGAGCCCCCCGCCTTCTTCCTGCAGGAGCCCGAGGACGAGGGCGTGCGCAACGGCGGGGAGCGCGTGGCCTACCAGAGCATCAGCCAGGAGGACGCGGAGCTGCCGCCCGCGAGCTTTGCGGGCCTGCAGGCGCTCAACCCCAACCGCCTGTCGGCCATGCGGGAGGCCTTCTCCCGGAGCCGCAGCATCAGCACCGACGTCTGA